From the genome of Calliopsis andreniformis isolate RMS-2024a unplaced genomic scaffold, iyCalAndr_principal scaffold0022, whole genome shotgun sequence, one region includes:
- the LOC143186701 gene encoding uncharacterized protein LOC143186701 codes for MCKTCKSDSNTRIGYDICLLFRLSEAIRSDPKCRIHVHTARIVVSPTSLWTELGDLYSRITFTWRTISTCGEISNSVCAYIRVTSQNRVEFDSSFNIEKELCPPTL; via the exons atgtgtaaaacttgtaa gagtgactc AAACACGAGAATAGGAtatgacatttgccttctctttcgtctttccgaagctatccgaagtgatccgaagtgccgaattcacgtacatacggctcgtatagtagtgtcaCCGACCAG TTTGTGGACTGAATTAGGCGACCTCTACTCACGAATAACGTTTACGTGGAGAACTATTTCAacctgtggtgaaatatcgaatagCGTGTGTGCTTACATACGTGTGACTTCTCAGAATAGAGTCGAATTTGACAGTTCattcaatatagaaaaggaGCTTTGCCCACCCACGCTTTAG
- the Yip1d1 gene encoding yip1 domain-containing 1, whose amino-acid sequence MSEYTNQDNYWSKSAEDHYNFDAPGFEQPNLQFEFRSYGDQRPENYQLSQNNYIDGSANAFGADIFNQNDFAKGPGFPEEEEEPPLLEELGIDLDRILQKTLAVLNPFHRKGQIDDANYLLQDCDLAGPVAFCLLLATFLLLTGSKAHFGYIYGLAVTSCMLMYILLSLMSRASDITVSSVASVLGYCLLPIVILAGFGIFATLRSPVGLNFAGLAVTWATLSASRFLSNMSGEENQRILIAYPCALLYGVFTLIVVF is encoded by the exons ATGTCTGAATACACAAATCAAGACAATTACTGGAGCAAATCAGCTGAAGACCACTACAACTTCGATGCTCcaggtttcgagcaacctaatcTCCAATTTGAGTTCCGATCCTACGGTGACCAACGTCCAGAAAATTATCAACTTTCGCAAAATAATTATATCGACGGTTCTGCAAATGCTTTTGGAGCAGATATTTTCAATCAGAATGATTTTGCAAAAG GACCAGGTTTcccagaagaagaagaagagcctCCCCTCTTGGAAGAGTTGGGCATCGACCTCGATCGAATCTTGCAGAAAACTCTAGCTGTCTTGAATCCCTTTCACAGAAAAGGTCAAATTGACGATGCGAATTATCTTCTCCAAGATTGCGACTTAGCCGGCCCAGTGGCCTTCTGTTTACTCCTCGcgacatttttattattaactGGTTCGAAGGCCCATTTTGGCTACATTTATGGCCTGGCAGTGACGTCATGCATGCTGATGTACATTCTCTTGTCTTTGATGAGCAGAGCCAGCGATATCACTGTGTCTTCCGTCGCCTCCGTTTTGGGGTACTGTCTGCTACCTATTGTAATTCTCGCTGGGTTCGGAATTTTTGCTACTTTGAGAAGTCCTGTTGGACTTAATTTTGCAGGACTTGCTGTTACCTGGGCGACGCTTTCGGCGTCCAGGTTCCTTTCAAATATGTCTGGAGAGGAGAATCAGAGGATTCTTATTGCTTATCCTTGTGCGTTACTTTATGGGGTTTTTACACTAATAGTAGTATTTTGA